The Pseudalkalibacillus hwajinpoensis DNA window GATGGGTAGCGGCAGCACAGTGCAGCCACAGATGAAAATGCTTCTTTATGTAATGCCGATTATGATCATTGTATTTGCGATCAACTTCCCATCTGCGCTTGCGCTTTACTGGGTAGTCGGTAACATCTTTATGATTGCTCAAACTTACTTTATTACAAAACCTGCCATTAAAACCGCGAATACGGATACGGGAGGAGCCAAAAAGTGAGAAGCGTTACGGTAACGGGGAAAACAATTGAAGAAGCCATCCAGGATGCGCTGAATCAAATTGGAACGGTTGAAGAGAATGTAGATGTTGAAGTGATTGAGGAGCCTAAAAAAGGATTTTTAGGTTTTGGAGGAAAGCCCGCCCGCATCAAAGTAAGTGAGAAACCTGACATCATGGAGCAAACGAGGGCTTTTTTAGAAAAAGTCATTAGCAACATGGGAGTTGAAGCTAGAATAGAAGGTAAAAAGGAAGATCGAGATCTTTTCTTTACGCTATCTGGTGAAAAAATTGCGATATTGATAGGGAAGCGCGGCCAAACTTTGAACTCACTGCAATATTTGACGAATCTCGCCGCCAACCGATTTTCTAACCGATTTGTCCGTGTAGTTCTCGACGCAGAGAATTACCGTGAAAGACGAGAAGATACGCTTAAGAAACTGGCTGATCGTCTTGCGAACAAAGCGATGGTTACGAATAGGGAAGTGCAGCTAGAACCGATGCCGTCGCTTGAACGAAAAGTAATCCACCTTTATTTAAAAGATAAGAAGGGGATTTCAACTCACTCAGATGGAAACGACCCACATCGACGTGTGGTTATTGTTCCACGTCATAAATAGAAGATAACCTCCGGGCGCTTGCTCGGAGGTTTTTCTATGTGCGGGCATACTTATTTCTTTTTATGTTAAAATGGGTTACACTAAAAGGTATTGTGGATTGATCTCTGGGTTTTTGTAGAGAGTTATCCACTGTGGATAATTGGTTAAACTAATACTAGCATTCAAAATAGATATTCAACTAAAATAGAGCGACCAACTTGTGTGGAAAAGAGGGGTGAATAGAATTGGAATATGAAACAATTGCTGCGATATCGACGCCAATGGGAGAAGGAGCCATTGCGATTGTCCGTCTTAGTGGATCAGAAGCGGTTAAGATTGCTGATACCTTGTATAAAGGGAAGCAATCGCTCGCAACAGTAGATTCTCATACAATCCATTATGGCCATCTCATTGATCCAGATACAGATCAAACAGCAGAAGAAGTCATGGTTTCGATCATGAGAGGTCCGAGGACTTTTACGAGAGAAGACATTGTTGAAATCAATTGTCATGGTGGTCTTGTGTCCGTTAATCGCGTTTTAGAACTGGTGTTAAGAGGTGGAGCTCGTCTAGCTGAGCCTGGAGAGTTTACGAAGCGAGCGTTCTTGAATGGACGGATCGACCTGTCGCAGGCTGAAGCTGTGATTGATTTAATTCGTGCAAAAACGGATCGTGCTATGAATGTGGCATTAAATCAAATGGAAGGTCGCCTTTCTACACTGATTACAAAACTGAGGCGACAATTGCTTGAAACAGTTGCTCATGTAGAAGTTAATATTGACTATCCGGAATATGATGCAGAAGAAATGACTCAGAATCTTTTAACGACCCAGTTAAAAGAGGTAGAAGAAGAAATTAGAAGCATTCTCGTAACGGCAAGACAGGGTAAAATACTCCGTGAAGGACTTTCTACCGTTATTATAGGACGGCCTAATGTTGGGAAATCTTCTCTATTAAACAGTCTAGTACATGAAAACAAGGCGATCGTCACAGATGTGCCTGGAACGACTCGAGACGTAATTGAAGA harbors:
- the jag gene encoding RNA-binding cell elongation regulator Jag/EloR; amino-acid sequence: MRSVTVTGKTIEEAIQDALNQIGTVEENVDVEVIEEPKKGFLGFGGKPARIKVSEKPDIMEQTRAFLEKVISNMGVEARIEGKKEDRDLFFTLSGEKIAILIGKRGQTLNSLQYLTNLAANRFSNRFVRVVLDAENYRERREDTLKKLADRLANKAMVTNREVQLEPMPSLERKVIHLYLKDKKGISTHSDGNDPHRRVVIVPRHK
- the mnmE gene encoding tRNA uridine-5-carboxymethylaminomethyl(34) synthesis GTPase MnmE translates to MEYETIAAISTPMGEGAIAIVRLSGSEAVKIADTLYKGKQSLATVDSHTIHYGHLIDPDTDQTAEEVMVSIMRGPRTFTREDIVEINCHGGLVSVNRVLELVLRGGARLAEPGEFTKRAFLNGRIDLSQAEAVIDLIRAKTDRAMNVALNQMEGRLSTLITKLRRQLLETVAHVEVNIDYPEYDAEEMTQNLLTTQLKEVEEEIRSILVTARQGKILREGLSTVIIGRPNVGKSSLLNSLVHENKAIVTDVPGTTRDVIEEYVNVRGVPLRLVDTAGIRETEDLVERIGVERSRERLKQADLILLVLNYNDELTEEDEKLFKAVEGMDVIVIINKTDLDEKLDLKRVRELALEHPIITTSLKHEQGVDELEKSISELFFSGSVESQDLTYVSNSRHIALLEQSRRTLEDALGAIEAGMPVDMVQIDITRTWEILGEIIGDTVSESLIDQLFSQFCLGK